The nucleotide sequence CGTCGAATACAGTCCCCTCCTCGGCAATAGCGGATTACCTTCCTTGCCCGTAACCCTCAAACCAATCCCCTTTGATGAGATTGTTCCTCCATCTTCCTTGACCAAGCCCTAATCGTTAGAAACCAGATTGCCATCACTACCACTATCTTTGCTACGATTATCCATAGCAATGAAATAACTCTCTATAAACTAATCAAAACAGCCCACCAAGCACCAAGAAAAAACTCAAAGAACCAAAGACAAACCGAAAACAGAAAATCGAAACCCTAAACTAGCTAACCCTACCCCATGATTCTTTCTAAACCATATAGAATAATCGGTGAATCAAGGTGTGGATGTCCAATAAACCAAGAACTCTATACAATAAGATCGAAATCAATAAGAACATGGTGGCGATTGAGAGAAagaaacaaaaccctaatttcaaatcGTTCACTATTGCTAACAAGTTCGTTATAGAATTTTGataaatcaaaaccctaatcacagactgttatacaaagGATCACGAAGTTAAATCAAAGGTTTCCATGAAGATTGAGAATCGCCTGGCTAGAGAGAGAATTAGGGTGACGTTCCTTCATTGATTAATGATCTGCCCAACGTTAACAGGTTTTCAAAAGACTCACCACCTCCTTCCTTCCTATTTGTGTGTAGAAGTAATGGATGTATAACCCctattcgcacatgatctaaggtgtttcattccctaactttaacatacgattgaacatgtattttccccaaaagttgtaaagttgtaaaacatttaaatgaataggggacatgaactcacagtattgcgtccgTGAATGGTAAGTGTTTGTGATCTTACGCGTGGTCGTCTTGAACAATGTTGCGACCTACAAATGTTCTtgtatttgttagacacttcggtctttgtgaatgacttgagtacaagtctttgTTAAACACTTCTGTCTTGTATGTGtgttaagacttgtatgtctttgttaTATGCTGAACTGTGTCTTAGATGTATTAACTGATAACTgtttagtgtatatatatatatatttggtcaaatatatatattcttgtatCATGAGTTGTATCGTAGATGTATAAGTGTGTTTTCACCAAGTGTTAGGTGAAGTATATGTGTATCGTTGTAGGTATAAAAATACGTATGTTCTCGTGTGTATTATGCGTGCTCTTGTATTCTTAGAATATATATGCTCATATATTCTAAGATATAGGTGAAATATATAATTAACACTTGGTAATAAAAGGTATAGAAAAATATCTTAAAAATCATCTATTTTTAAGACTAgttttaataatataattttaGTCTTTTACTAAaactatatattttagatgtttgggaaatatatatataacttatatCTTCCAAAAAAATACCTTTTTAATAATAAACCATAAGTAATATTTTGTATATTTGTAGAAAAATATATGTTTACTTCTTTGGTTTTAGAAAATGTAGTTTTTACCAAGTCGTCGATAGATGGTATATTACAGTCCGTAATACATATATAGTCCGTATATTTGTCCGTAAGTCTGATTTGTCCAAAAGTTGTGTCCGAAGGCTCGGAACGTCCGTAAGTTGTTTTTAAGGCGTATTTacatgtagtcttgtaagactttagtagAAATGTActttgtgtttatttgtaccattgttcaagttcctagttatcatacatataactaatacaaacaaataacacatagcacataagttgttaagttaactaaatttatattttctcaaaaatatatatttatatcaatttttgcttttataaaaactaatctttaaaatatttttaatctaataaagattttatcaaaaataatagtttttataacttatgatttctaagaaaaatggccatatttcctttgaaatatatactttgccatgtttatataaaacatatctttttcttataaaatcaccaataatcttctcatatttttcttaataaaaacatatgagatttatatcaaaatcttaacaagatgaaatcaataacatgtagggttttggtatgttcataacataagttaactagttcaaaatccatgctttacttctagttttaacaaactttttataaaaacccatcttgtatgtttctttttataactttgtaaaagtattattttttgtgaaaaacctcttatactttaacaaaatccaagattatgatcatccatctaaacatttatgtttaacaaaacccttaaacattaaCATATATACTTATTAGACTAtatttttaaacatcatctaacaagttattgatatgctaatcatcaaaactagatcaaatatgcaagtaatcatccttaaatcacaacataaacacacttttatatcatgattattattttgcttctttgtatttttcatattattttgtatgattatttagtttattacatgttctttaaacaaataatacataaataagtatgaaaaagagatttgagaagcttacttctagcactaatggctagggatgatcttgatgatgattaaagaaaagaaaaagtgttgatcttggtgtttggaagctatGGAATGGATGAAAAGGCTTGCTTCTTCTTATAGTTTCCTTAGATCATCCTATGTATCTTGAAGCTCCATGTTGTTCATCAAGGAAGTGTTAAAAAGATGAGGGTTTTTGATAGTGTTCTTGGCTAAGATATGAAGGTTGAGAGAGTTTCTTAACTATGTGAAAGTAAAGGTGAAAATGAGATGAATGTGGTTAGGAGATTATGGTAACTAGTTGTTAAGGACTTTCACCACATTCACCAATTTGTCCACTTGCAAGTAAAATGGTAAATATCTAGATATTCGTGGGAACTAGGTGAAAAAAAGGGGGGTCCCACATGGGATGTTATAACcgtgaatggggggggggggggtaccctTGTTTTGCTACTTGATTTTCCTTGTTAAAAAGTGTTAGGATTATTGAGGAAATGTTTAGGAAACTTGTATGTTCAAGTGTTTAAGTGGTTAGAGGGTGTTAAGTGACCAGTACTAGACCATAATGATCCAATTAACACTAGATGGTCACTAAAAAAAAGGTTTGATATTGTTCGGATATTCGTTTCGTATTGTTTCCATTAgtcgttatttgaacgctaagtggtgtaacttgtgtgaattgatgtagttattggttcggatgatacccgaaggtatcctcatatgaattctatgttaaatagcatttttacatgttgcaaaaatattaaaaagttgATTTCTGTAGAATTTatgcggaaaagtgttgaaatcgtcgCTTTAAGTGCTTTTCGGGTAGTTTTTAGTGTTATCAGACTTCGGGAAGGTTTTAAATCAAACCtttgcattcctagttagggtttaatgtatatcagatgttggactttcgtatgagtcctaaagatgtcgtttagatggtttctgcggatcctgcgttttcgtcagaatactagtttactaggtgcttttctagtagtttcgatgcattgtttaaattgtttcaaatgtaaaaatgaatcatatgcatcctaagtaagtattccatgagtattctaagtgtatgtcacGAAATACACAGTTCGGGTATTCAAAATGCATATaaatgtagctaaaaatgagtattttaagtgtaagaaagttaccgaaaagtggcagttgtcacaatgttagccatcagatctttgTAAAATGCATTCAGAACATTAAAATTCCATTCttaaaaaatagctatttttaaaaatattttgaaaaatccttaaagtttgttgaaaacaactgtttttcAAATCTCTGATTATCTAAAAATTCATCCACTGCTGAAGAGTATTGTCTGTAGAGTATTGTTGGTGTTGCaaattttgatttgttttttGAGAGGACATGTTTTTAAAAGacatttgttgatgttttgaatcaaactaATAATCAGTCTTTTATagtatttgttgatgttttgaatcaaccTCTGTTTGGCTAAAATTCGTCCACTACTGAAAGGTATTGTCTGTTTTCATAAGTTCTGTTTATCCTAGCGACTGTTGAGTTACCACTGTTCCCAACATCTGTGTCCGATGATGTGGTAGAAGCATGTGTTTGCCATGTAGAGTATTGTTGGTGTTTAAATGaagagatttttttttattatttttttatgctagatgtttaaaatttgtcctttcggtttcttgatatttaattttatagttttcccatgaaaattttttttgaaatgttttgcatTAAATGACTGTTGTTTTTAAATGGCTGCTcatatttaatttatatttttaaatatgaatttatatgtttatataaaagtctgttgaaaacaaTTGTTTTTCAAACCTCTGTTTGGCAAAAAAATTCATCCACTACTGAAgggtattgtctgttctcataaGTTTTATTTAATCTAACGATTGTTGACTTGCCactgttgccaacatctgttgttgcccaacagaggtttccaaacaactttCATCCATTATCAcaacagaggttctgacgtggacagatgttagccatcagatctttATAACTTCTGTCACGTCAGCGTTCACCTTTTCACTTTATAAAACCCTGTTTGATCCCCAAATAGAGGTTTTACTGTCGTCTCAAATTTAAAATTCATCAAAGCGGtttccaccttcttcttcaacaCTTCGTCGTCAACCTCTCGCAAGTTTCAATTCCGACCATGGCTCTGACAATGAAAAACCACCATAACTACCTGGCTATTTTTGAGAAAACCGAGAAAAATACTCTCTATCATTCAATGATTGATGTTCttacatcatcaaaatataaggCCATTCTTACTGCCGATGCACCCATTTACCAAGAAACACTCCGCGATTTCTGGGCAAATGTGAATCTTGAAGAACAAAATAATGAGCCATTCAGTATAACTTCAAAAGTTGGAGGTGAATCAATTGCTATTACCCCCACTACCATATCAACAACATTTGGGGTAAACGACTTGGTAGGTAAGACATctttcccaaaaaaaaaagagATTCAAACAGAGTTGATTGAGAGGGGCTATGATGGACAGTTGTACAAGGAAACTATGTTTAAGGAAAATTTTCCACCACCAATGAAATTCCTTTTCCATACTCTCTTAATCTGTCTCTCAAATAAaactacttcttttaatgaaatacctttgaaaattcagtactttttttgggtaaagtgttaccccggtgaattttataaataatcaaAGAATAAAACATGTGCATCAGAAAGGATACACAATgctagacttggcataccaagactaggaaATCCAGCAAAACACAacccaacaaacaaaaacaaaaactaagACAACCAAGAAACAGACACAATCAAGACAACACACAACGACCGATTCGTGTCAGAAGCTAGCCCGGGCCATTGTCGTCTTCAAGCATAGGAATCTTCCATTTCCTCGTCAGCGTTGTAAAGTTAGCATCCCCAGTAGCCTTGAACCCCATCACACGTAACCTAACAGCATTCAGAATTCTTTCCGTTACCATAGAAACACTGCTTTGATTTGGAGTAAAAAGACGAGCATTTCTTTCTTGCCAAATGAAATACGTTGAAGCAGCAACTACCATCTTGCAAATAATGTGCTCGATCTTCTTAGTGCTAGCATGATGAATCATCCAGTCCATAACGGAGTCCCATGAGTCATTGACATTACTCATATCAACTATAACTTCCACATTGTTCCACACTTGAGCCGTAAAAGAACATTGGAAAAAGAAATGATCCCTTGAGTCTCGATCATACTTACAAAGCGGATAGCACATTAACCGACGATTTGTTTCACTTCCCACCTCCCAAGCCCGTAACCGGTCCTGGGTACTTAACTTATTCAATATTACGAGCCACATATGGAATGAATGTCGGGGGATACATTGCGCGAACCAAATAAGATTTGCCCAGTTAACTATAGTGTTACGATTCCGAATATTATTCCAAACTTCTTTCGAGCCGAATTGCCGCTGATTACCCTCTAAATCTTTCCATATCAGGTTATCTTCCATTTGATGCGTCAAAACGGGAGTTTCAGTATTAATTAATACTAGAAAGAGATTAAGCCAAGCTTGCGGCCACCTCCATTGGCCCTGATCATCAACCAGGGAATTAACAGAGGATTGAAGATTAAAACCTGCATTAGCAATAACCCGAGGAGTGATAAACGAGTTTAAAGGAATGAATTGGCACCAGTTGTCGCTCCATGCATTTGTTTGAGCTCCACTTCGAATCTTTTTCCATATAAATGGCCGAACAAGATTACGAATGGATAATAATTTCCGCCAGCTCCAAGTCATGCTACCACGGCTAGGAATATCCTATAAACTTCTTCCTTTTAACTTGTGAATATTGATCCATTGAACCCATAACGAGTGCCTGTTACTAACAATACTCCAAATGTGATTTGTCATGAGAGCCTTATTCACATCCGAAACATGTTTTATGCCCAGCCCCCCTTCTTCTTTAGGCAGACCTTTTTCCAAGCCCCCTTAGCATGAACTTTAGATTGAGGACCCGCATTCCATAAGAAACATCACATTCTTTTCTCTAGCTCCTTAATAACATACACAGGGATAATAAACACGGCTGCCCAGAAAATATGCATTGATGAAAGAACAGAGTTAATTAACTGGAGGCGGCCAGCGAACAAGAGGGATTTAGTCATCCAATTATCGATTTTTTATCCATGCATTCCACTAAGACCTTGCAATCACTCGACTTTAACCTATACGAAATTAGGGGAACCCCCAAGTAGCGAACAGGAAAATTACCTTCTTGAAACAGCATAGCTTGAAGAATCTCATGTCTAACCTGAAGAGGAACATTCCCAAAGAAAACGGTGCTTTTTGAAGGATTAGGGACCAAACCTGAGACTGCAGAAAAACTTTGTAGCACTTCCTTGACTTTCCGAATAGAAACAATATCACCATGGACGAAGATGAACAAGTCATCAGCGAACGAGAGGTTGATGATCTTCTGTTTCGCATATTGGGCATGATACTTGAACGAACTCGATTGAGCCGCTCTCTGGAGCATAGAAGAGAAGACCTCCATGATGAGAGTAAACAGATAAGGAGACATCGGATCTCCCTGGCGAAGTCCACGCTTACCACTAAAATAACCATGCATATCACCATTAATGTTTAAGGAGTAAGAGGCAGTTGATACACACGTCATTATCTAAGCTACCATTTTATGATGAAAACCAAAGTGTTTGAGAGCCTCCTCCAAAAAAGACCAACTAACAGTGTTGTAAGCCTTCTGAATATCAAACTTAAATGCACATCGAGACGGACATCTGTGAAGGTGATAGTTGAGCATAAGTTCCTGGGTTAGAAGAATATTATCAGATATCTTTCTCCCGGGAACAAAAGCGGACTGGTTGATACTAATTAGCGACATCAGACTGCCATTAATCCTGTCTGTTAAGA is from Helianthus annuus cultivar XRQ/B chromosome 9, HanXRQr2.0-SUNRISE, whole genome shotgun sequence and encodes:
- the LOC110875675 gene encoding uncharacterized protein LOC110875675; amino-acid sequence: MTCVSTASYSLNINGDMHGYFSGKRGLRQGDPMSPYLFTLIMEVFSSMLQRAAQSSSFKYHAQYAKQKIINLSFADDLFIFVHGDIVSIRKVKEVLQSFSAVSGLVPNPSKSTVFFGNVPLQVRHEILQAMLFQEGFNLQSSVNSLVDDQGQWRWPQAWLNLFLVLINTETPVLTHQMEDNLIWKDLEGNQRQFGSKEVWNNIRNRNTIVNWANLIWFAQCIPRHSFHMWLVILNKLSTQDRLRAWEVGSETNRRLMCYPLCKYDRDSRDHFFFQCSFTAQVWNNVEVIVDMSNVNDSWDSVMDWMIHHASTKKIEHIICKMVVAASTYFIWQERNARLFTPNQSSVSMVTERILNAVRLRVMGFKATGDANFTTLTRKWKIPMLEDDNGPG